GAGGAGGCCGTGAAGCACGGCGGATCGCCGCTGCTGATCGTCGCGGGCGCCGGGTCGGGCAAGACCCGTGTGCTGAGCCACCGCATCGCGTACCTGCTCGCCACGGGGCGGTCCCACCCGGGGCAGATCCTCGCCATCACGTTCACCAACAAGGCCGCCGCCGAGATGCGCGAGCGCATCGAGGGCCTGATCGGCGACGTCGCCAAGCGCATGTGGATCTCCACGTTCCACTCGTCCTGCGTACGGATCCTCCGCCGGGAGGCGGCCTCCGTGGGCCTGAACTCCAACTTCTCCATCTACGACTCCGCGGACACCCTGCGTCTCATCACGCTCGTCGCCAAGGGCCTGGACCTCGACCCCAAGAAGTTCGCCCCCAAAGCCATCCAGCACAAGATCTCCGCGCTCAAGAACGAGCTGATCGACGAGGAGTCCTTCGCCTCCGGCGTCGACCCGTCGGATCCCTTCGAGCAGGCCGTCGCCGAGGTCTACTCCGGGTACGCGCAGCGCATGCGCCAGGCCAATGCCATGGACTTCGACGACCTGATCGCGCAGACGGTCTTCATGTTCCGGGCCTTCCCCGGCGTGGCGGACTACTACCGGCGGCGCTTCCGGCACGTACTCGTCGACGAGTACCAGGACACCAACCATGCGCAGTACGCCCTGGTCCGGGAGATCGTCGGCGTGCCGGGCGAGTCGTCCGACGACCCCGCCGAACTCACGGTGGTGGGCGACTCGGACCAGTCGATCTACGCCTTCCGCGGAGCCGACGTGCGCAACATCGTCGAGTTCGAGAACGACTACCCGAGCGCCCGCACCATCCTGCTCGAGCAGAACTACCGCTCCACCCAGAACATCCTCAGCGCCGCCAACGCGGTGATCTCCCGCAACCCCGACCGGCCGGAGAAGCGGCTGTGGACCGCCGAGGGCAGCGGTGAGAAGATCGTCGGCTACGTCGGCGAGAACGAGCACGAGGAAGCCCGCTTCATCGCCGAGGAGATCGACCGCCTCCAGGACGAGGAGGACATCCGTCCCGGCGACGTCGCCATCTTCTACCGCACCAACGCGCAGTCGCGGTCCATCGAGGAGATCCTCCTGCGCGTCGGCCTGCCCTACAAGGTGGTCGGCGGCACCCGGTTCTACGAGCGCAAGGAGATCAAGGACGCGCTGGCCTACCTGCGGGTCCTCGTGAACCAGGACGACGTCGTCAACCTGCGCCGCATCCTCAACGAACCGAAGCGCGGCATCGGCGACCGTGCGGAGTACGCCATCGCCGCCCTCAGCGAGCGTGAACGGATCAGCTTCATGGAGGCTCTGCGCCGCGCTGACCAGGCGCCGGGCATGGCCACCCGTTCGGTCAACTCCGTGGCCGGGTTCGTCAAGCTGATCGACGACCTCGCGGAGGTCGCCAGCGGCTCCGGGGCGTCCGCCGCCCTCGAGGCGGTGCTGGAACAGACCGGGTACCTCGAGCAGCTGCGCACGAGCAACGACCCGCAGGACGAGTCCCGGGTGGAGAACCTCGCCGAGCTCGTCGCCGTCGTCCGTGAGTTCGAGCGGGACAATCCCGAGGGCACGCTGGGCGACTTCCTCGAGCAGGTATCCCTCGTGGCGGACGCCGACCAGATCCCGGACGCCCCCGACGGGTCCGCCGCGGACGTGCAGCGCGCGGTCGAGGAGGCCCGACGCCAGGGCGTCGTCACGCTCATGACGCTGCACACCGCCAAGGGCCTCGAGTTCCCCGTGGTGTTCCTGACCGGCATGGAACAGGGGATCTTCCCGCACCAGCGGTCCGCCACCGATCCCAAGGAGCTCGCGGAGGAACGGCGCCTGGCATACGTGGGCCTCACGCGCGCACGCCAGCGGCTCTACGTCACCCGCTCCGAGGTGCGCAGCATGTGGGGCCAGAGCCAGTACAACCCGGCGAGCCAGTTCGTGAGCGAGATCCCCGAGGACCTCATCCTGTGGAAGCGCGAGGGCGCGGCCAAGCCCGCGTGGACCACCGGCGGCAGCATCGGCGGTCCACGGCTCAGCGGGTCCTACTGGGGTGCCAGCGGTGGCGGCTTCAATGCCGGAGCCACGGCACCGTCGAAGGCCGTGGGCCGGGTGCAGCCCCAGAAGGAAGTCGTCTCGGTCTCGGCCGGCGACAAGGTCAACCATGCGAGTTTCGGTAACGGCACGGTACTGTCCGTCGAGGGTGCCGGTGACAAGACCGTCGCCAAGGTTCGATTCGATGTCGGGGAGAAGCGGCTGCTGCTGCGCTACGCACCGCTCACCAAGGTGGCGTGAGCTCCCGGCCGCACGGGGGAGTCTGGAACATGGGGAGAACCGGAAGGCGCAGGCCCGTCCGCCGGCGTGCCGTCCATGCGGCAGCCGCTGTCGCCGCGGTGCTGGTCCTGGCAGGGTGCGTGCAGCTGCCCGCCGCCGGTCCCGCAGCGCCGACGGCCCCGGCCGACCTCCCGCCGTCGGAGGAACTGGCCGGCATGGACGTGAGAACGCCCGAGGACCTCGGCCTGCCCGGGGACGCCACCTCCATCGCGGTTCTCGCCGCCGACCGGAGCGCCTACTGCGCCATCAGCACCAAGCAGGGACGCATCTTCGACAATCCCGTGGACCCGCTGATGGCCGGAGGCGAGAAGGACGACAACGAGCTCGAGGTCGACGCCGCCTACTGCGAACTGGCGGCCTACCCGGCGCCGGCCGAAGCCGCCGACGACTGCAACGGGACGAACCTCGGTTTCAAGGGCGGCACCGTCCTGCTGACGGTGGACTCCTTCACCTATGGCGGGTGCCGGATCGGGCTGACACCCATGGAGGCGGAGTTCGCCGCCGGGGCCGCCTCCGGAGGCGGGCCCATCGCCGGACTCCCGCTCCTCGAGCGGGGACAGGCCGTGGAGCTGCGCGGATTCCGGTGCGGGTTCGGGCAGGACGGCATGATCTGCAGCAGCCTCGAGAGCGGCAAGGGCTTCGTCGCGAACCGCGAGACGGTCACCGAATTCGGGTGAAAAGCCTCAACGAACAGCACCCGTTTTTCTACAAAAGATAGAACTGTGGGCTTACTCACTAAACCGCTAGTCTGGGGAGGGCCTCAGGCCCGAGGGGCTAAAGTTCCCTCTTGTAAACCTACTTCGACGTAGAAGGACTTCAGCCAAGTGGACCTGTTCGAATATCAGGCGCGCGATCTTTTCGAGGCACACGGGGTTCCCGTGCTCGCCGGCATCGTGGCGCACACCCCGGAAGAAGCCAGGGCTGCAGCCGAGAAGATCGGCGGCGTCGTCGTGGTCAAGGCCCAGGTCAAGGTGGGCGGTCGCGGCAAGGCCGGCGGCGTCAAGGTCGCCAAGACGCCCGACGAGGCCTTCTCCTACGCGTCGGACATCCTCGGGATGGACATCAAGGGACACACGGTCCACAAGGTGATGATCGCGCAGGGCGCCGACATCGCCGAGGAGTACTACTTCTCCGTCCTGCTCGACCGTTCCAACCGCAACTACCTGGCCATGTGCTCGGTCGAGGGCGGCATGGAGATCGAGCAGCTCGCCGTCGAGCGCCCGGAGGCCCTGGCGCGCATCGCCGTCGACCCGGCCACCGGCATCGACCAGGCCAAGGCCGAGGAGATCGTCGACGCGGCGGGCTTCGCCCCCGAACTGCGCGACGGCGTCGTCAACACCATCCTCAGGCTGTGGGACGTCTTCGTGAAGGAGGACGCCACCCTGGTGGAGGTCAACCCGCTCGTGAAGACCGGCAGCGGCGACATCCTCGCACTGGACGGCAAGGTCACGATCGACGAGAACGCCGGGTTCCGCCACGCGGACCACGCCGCCCTCGAGGACAAGGACGCTGCGGACCCCCTGGAGGCCAAGGCCAAGGAGAACGACCTCAACTACGTCAAGCTCGACGGCGAGGTCGGCATCATCGGCAACGGCGCCGGGCTGGTCATGTCGACCCTCGACGTCGTCGCCTACGCCGGCGAGGCGCACGGCAACGTGAAGCCCGCCAACTTCCTGGACATCGGAGGTGGAGCGTCCGCCGAGGTCATGGCCGCCGGACTGGACGTCATCCTCAACGACAGCCAGGTCAAGAGCGTCTTCGTGAACGTCTTCGGCGGCATCACCGCATGCGACGCCGTGGCCAACGGCATCGTCAAGGCGCTCGAGATCCTCGGCGACGAGGCCAACAAGCCCCTCGTCGTGCGACTGGACGGCAACAACGTCGAAGAGGGCCGCCGCATCCTCGCCGAGGCGAACCACCCGCTGGTCACCCTCGCCGACACCATGGACGAAGGCGCCGACAAGGCCGCCGCGCTGGCCTACGGAAAGTAAGGGAACACCCGTGTCTATCTACCTCAACAAGGATTCCAAGGTCATCGTCCAGGGCATCACGGGCGGTGAAGGCACCAAGCACACCGCCCTGATGCTGAAGGCCGGCACGCAGGTCGTCGGCGGCGTCAACGCCCGCAAGGCCGGCACCACCGTCACGCACGGCGACGTCACCCTGCCGGTCTACGGCACGGTCGAGGAAGCCATCCGGGAGACCGGCGCCGACGTGTCGATCGTCTTCGTCCCGCCGGCCTTCACCAAGGACGCCGTCGTCGAGGCGATCGAGGCCGGTATCGGCCTCGTCGTCGTCATCACCGAAGGCGTCCCCGTGCAGGATTCGGCCGCGTTCTGGGCCCTCGCCCAGTCGAAGGTCGACGCCGACGGCCGCCAGGTCACCCGCATCATCGGACCGAACTGCCCCGGCATCATCACGCCGGGCGAGTCCCTCGTGGGCATCACGCCGGCGAACATCACCGGCAAGGGTGGCGTGGGCCTCGTCTCGAAGTCGGGCACCCTGACCTACCAGATGATGTTCGAGCTGCGCGACCTCGGCTTCTCGACCGCCATCGGCATCGGCGGCGACCCTGTCATCGGCACCACGCACATCGACGCCCTCGCGGCCTTCGAAGCGGACCCCGAGACCAAGGCCATCGTGATGATCGGCGAGATCGGCGGCGACGCCGAGGAGCGTGCCGCCGAGTTCATCAAGGCGCACGTCACCAAGCCGGTCGTCGGCTACGTGGCGGGCTTCACGGCTCCCGAGGGCAAGACCATGGGCCACGCCGGTGCCATCGTCTCCGGGTCCGCCGGAACCGCCCAGGCCAAGAAGGAGGCCCTCGAGGCCGCCGGGGTCAAGGTCGGCAAGACGCCGTCCGAGACCGCGACGCTGCTCCGTGAGGTCTACGCGACCCTCTGATCCGTGTCATGGAACAGCAGCCTCCTCCGCGTCCGCGCGGGGGAGGCTGTTCTCTTTCCCCGCGCGGTGCGCACGGGGAGGCCCGTCCGTGTCAACCCGCGCCGGGACCGTGCCCTCCTGCGAGGCTCACCGCGCGGAGACGTAGCGTGAGGGGTATGGCCGGGCCCGGGACGAGGCGGCGGGAGATGGGCGGACGATGAGCAGCACGACGGGGCACGGTACGACGGCGGGCGCCGACGGCGGGACGCAGCGGAGATACCTGCGGCGCGTCACCTGGGTCGCGACCCTCGGCGGACTGCTGTTCGGCTTCGACACCGGGGTGATCAACGGCGCCCTGCCGTTCATGGTGGACGACCTCGGCCTCACGGCGTTCACCGAGGGACTCGTGGCGAGCTCGCTGGTCTTCGGGGCGGCGTTCGGCGCCCTGGCCGGCGGCAGGCTGGCCGATGCCTACGGGCGCAGGAGGATGATCATCGTGCTCGCCGTCATCTTCCTCGTCGGGACCCTCGGATCCGCGCTGGCACCCGGTGTCACGGTCATGGTGGCCTCGCGGCTCGTCCTCGGGCTGGCGGTCGGAGGTGCCTCCGTGATGGTGCCGATCTTCCTCGCCGAGTTGTCGCCGGCCGCACGGCGCGGCCAGGTGGTCACGCGCAACGAGCTGATGATCGTGACCGGGCAGCTGCTCGCCTTCAGCACGAGCGCGCTCCTCGGCGGCCTGTTCGGTGACAGCCACGGCATCTGGCGCTGGATGCTGGTCCTCGCGACCCTCCCTGCCATCGGGCTGTGGATCGGCATGCACTTCGTCCCGGAGAGCCCCCGCTGGCTCGCCGGCCACGGGGACTTCGGTGTCGCGCTGCGCGTGCTGCAGCGGCTGCGGACCGCCGTCGTCGCCCGGCAGGAGTACGAAGAGGTCAGGTCGATGGCCCTCGAGGACCGCGAACGCGAGGACGGAGGCTTCCGTGACCTGCGCGAGCCGTGGCTCCGCCGGATCTTCCTGGTGGGACTCGGCCTGGCCGTCATACAGCAGATCACGGGCGTGAACTCGATCATGTACTACGGCACGCAGATCCTCGTCGTCGCGGGCTTCGGGACACAGGCCGCGCTGACCGCGAACATCGCCAACGGGGTGATCTCGGTGGCGGCCACCTTCGTCGGGATCTGGCTGCTGGGCAGGGTGGGGCGCAGGCCCATGCTGCTGGTGGGCCAGATCGGGACGACGTCGGCCCTGCTCGCCATCGGGCTCGTCTCGCTGCTGGTCCCCGAGGGCACCGCCCGCGGGTTCCTCATCCTGTCGCTGACGGTGACGTTCCTGGCCTTCCAGCAGGGCGCCATCTCGCCCGTGACCTGGCTGATGCTGTCGGAGATCTTCCCCATGCGCCTGCGGGGCCTCGGCATGGGCGCGGCCGTGTTCGTCCTGTGGATGGTGAACTTCGCCGTGAGCCTCAGCTTCCCGATCCTCATGGACGCCATCACCATCTCGAACACCTTCTTCGTGTTCGTGGTCCTCGGGGTCGCGGCCATCGTCTTCGCGCGCCGCTACGTCCCCGAGACCCGGGGTCGAACCCTCGAGGAACTGGAGCACGAGTTCAAGTCCGCCGCAGGGACTCCCCGGCGGTAGGGGCGCCGTCGAGCTGCTTGTAAGGTGGCGAGAGGGGAGAACCGACTGCGTTCCGCAAGCTTTCTAGGAGATCACATGCGCGCCACCATCATCCACGGACCGGGCGATATCCGTGTCGAGGACAGGGACTACCCGAGCATCATCCGTCCCACCGACGCCGTCGTCAGGGTCACGGCCTCGTGCGTCTGCGGCTCGGACCTCTGGCCCTACCGCGGCGTCCGCCCCACCAAGGAGCCCAAGGCGATCGGCCACGAGTTCGTCGGCGTCGTGGAGTCCGTGGGCGACGACGTCACGGACGTCGCGGTCGGCGATTTCGTGATCGCGCCGTTCGTGGACAGCTGCGGCACCTGCCCCCAGTGCCTCAACGGCGTGACGGTCGCCTGCGACCACCTCGCGGGCTGGGGCAGCACCGACGAGCACGGCGACTTCGTGGAGGGCGGCCAGGGCGAGGCCGTGCGCGTCCCGCAGGCGGACGGCACGCTGCGCAAGGTCGAGGGGGTCTCCGAGCCCGACGCCGCGCTGACGGCCAGCCTCCTGACCCTCTCCGACGTGATGTCCACCGGCCACCACGCCGCCGTGTCGGCGAACGTCGGCCCGGGCAGCACCGTCGTCGTCGTGGGTGACGGCGCGGTGGGCCTGTGCGGTGTCCTCGCAGCGAAGCGCCTCGGCGCCGGACGCATCATCGCGATGTCCCGCCACGAGGACCGCCAGGCACTCGCCCGCGAGTTCGGCGCCACCGACATCGTCGCCGAGCGCGGCGACGACGGCGTGGCGAAGGTGCGCGAGCTGCTCGGGGGAGTGCTCGCCGATTCGGTCCTCGAGTGCGTGGGCACCAAGGAATCCATGGACCAGGCGCTGCGCAGCACGCGTCCCGGCGGACACCTCGGCTTCGTCGGGGTCCCGGCGGGAGGACCCGAACTGCCCATCGGCGTCCTGTTCGCGAAGAACATCACAGTGGGTGGCGGCATGGCCCCGGCTCACACCTACATCCCCGAACTGCTGAAGGACGTCCTCGACGGGACGATCAATCCCGGCCGGGTGTTCGACGTCGAGATGCCCCTCGAGGACGCCGCCGAGGCGTACCGGGCGATGGACGAGCGCCGCGCCATCAAGGTGCTGCTGAAGCCCTGATCCGCGCCGGACGAGGCCCCTCCGCACGGAGGGGCCTCGTCGCGCGGGCCCGGATCCCGGGACCGGGCACAATGGAGGGCATGACGACGCCGGGCAACGACCCCTACCTCATCTCCCGCGAGCGGCTCATCCATGCCCCCGCCGGACGGATCTTCGACGTCCTCGCGACACCCGCCCTCCACAGCGTGATCGACGGGTCGGGGACGGTGCGCGGCGAGCAGCCGAACGGACCCGCGCGTCTGTCGCCGGGGGCGCGGTTCGGCATGGACATGAGGATCGGCGCCCCGTACAGGATCCTGAACCGCGTGGTGGAGTTCGAGGAGGGCCGCCGCATCGCGTGGCGGCACTTCTCGTCGCACGTCTGGCGCTACACCCTCGAGCCCCGGGGGGACGCCACCCTGGTACGGGAGGAATGGGACGGACGGGCCGTGCCGTGGAGGATCGTGTTCCGGCTGACCGGCTTCACCTGCAGGCATCCGGCGAGTATCGAGGCGACGCTCGGCAAGCTCGAGGACTACGTCCTGCAGCAGCGCGACGCCGCGTGAACCCGGCGCGGGCCCGTCACGGACCGCGCAGCTCCTCGGGCTGGACGACGATGTCCACCAGGGCGCCGTTGCGCCACACCGTCATCTCCATCCGGCGGCCGATCGCCTTCTCGACCATCATCCGCTGGATGCCGGTCGCGCTCCGCACGGGGATGCGGTCGAGTGAGATGACGACGTCGCCCCGCCGGGCCCCGGCACCCGCGGCCGGGCTGCCCGCGACGACGGACGCCACCTGCATCCCGGTACGTGATCCGACACGGGCCGCGAGTTCGGGGACGAGGGTGATCTCGGCTCCGACCACCCCCAGCCAGGCGCGGCGGACACGGCCCCTGGTCATGAGGGCGTCGATGATCTCGCGGGTGGTCGAGTTGATCGGCACGGCCAGACCGAGCCCGATGCCGGCGACCGCGGTGTTGACGCCGACCATGCGCCCCGCACTGTCGGCGAGCACGCCGCCGCTGTTGCCCGGGTTCAGGGTCGCGTCGGTCTGGATGACCTCGTCCACCACGTGCCCGGAGAGCGTGGGCAGTGACCGGCCGAGCGCGGACACGATGCCCGCGGTGACGCTGCCGGCCATGCCGAGCGGATTGCCGAGCGCGACCACCAGCTGCCCGACCCGCAGCCTCGAGGCATCGCCCCACGGTACCGGCGGGGGTGTGCCGCCCTCCGCCTTCAGGACGGCGAGGTCCGACAGCGGATCGCTGCCGACGACGCGCGCGGACAGGACGGACCCGTCGCCGAAGGCGACCTCGGTGCGCTGCGCGCCGGCCACCACATGGGCGCTCGTCAGCAGGTGCCCCT
This genomic interval from Arthrobacter agilis contains the following:
- a CDS encoding zinc-dependent alcohol dehydrogenase family protein, producing the protein MRATIIHGPGDIRVEDRDYPSIIRPTDAVVRVTASCVCGSDLWPYRGVRPTKEPKAIGHEFVGVVESVGDDVTDVAVGDFVIAPFVDSCGTCPQCLNGVTVACDHLAGWGSTDEHGDFVEGGQGEAVRVPQADGTLRKVEGVSEPDAALTASLLTLSDVMSTGHHAAVSANVGPGSTVVVVGDGAVGLCGVLAAKRLGAGRIIAMSRHEDRQALAREFGATDIVAERGDDGVAKVRELLGGVLADSVLECVGTKESMDQALRSTRPGGHLGFVGVPAGGPELPIGVLFAKNITVGGGMAPAHTYIPELLKDVLDGTINPGRVFDVEMPLEDAAEAYRAMDERRAIKVLLKP
- the sucC gene encoding ADP-forming succinate--CoA ligase subunit beta → MDLFEYQARDLFEAHGVPVLAGIVAHTPEEARAAAEKIGGVVVVKAQVKVGGRGKAGGVKVAKTPDEAFSYASDILGMDIKGHTVHKVMIAQGADIAEEYYFSVLLDRSNRNYLAMCSVEGGMEIEQLAVERPEALARIAVDPATGIDQAKAEEIVDAAGFAPELRDGVVNTILRLWDVFVKEDATLVEVNPLVKTGSGDILALDGKVTIDENAGFRHADHAALEDKDAADPLEAKAKENDLNYVKLDGEVGIIGNGAGLVMSTLDVVAYAGEAHGNVKPANFLDIGGGASAEVMAAGLDVILNDSQVKSVFVNVFGGITACDAVANGIVKALEILGDEANKPLVVRLDGNNVEEGRRILAEANHPLVTLADTMDEGADKAAALAYGK
- a CDS encoding SRPBCC family protein, which codes for MTTPGNDPYLISRERLIHAPAGRIFDVLATPALHSVIDGSGTVRGEQPNGPARLSPGARFGMDMRIGAPYRILNRVVEFEEGRRIAWRHFSSHVWRYTLEPRGDATLVREEWDGRAVPWRIVFRLTGFTCRHPASIEATLGKLEDYVLQQRDAA
- the sucD gene encoding succinate--CoA ligase subunit alpha; its protein translation is MSIYLNKDSKVIVQGITGGEGTKHTALMLKAGTQVVGGVNARKAGTTVTHGDVTLPVYGTVEEAIRETGADVSIVFVPPAFTKDAVVEAIEAGIGLVVVITEGVPVQDSAAFWALAQSKVDADGRQVTRIIGPNCPGIITPGESLVGITPANITGKGGVGLVSKSGTLTYQMMFELRDLGFSTAIGIGGDPVIGTTHIDALAAFEADPETKAIVMIGEIGGDAEERAAEFIKAHVTKPVVGYVAGFTAPEGKTMGHAGAIVSGSAGTAQAKKEALEAAGVKVGKTPSETATLLREVYATL
- a CDS encoding sugar porter family MFS transporter, whose protein sequence is MSSTTGHGTTAGADGGTQRRYLRRVTWVATLGGLLFGFDTGVINGALPFMVDDLGLTAFTEGLVASSLVFGAAFGALAGGRLADAYGRRRMIIVLAVIFLVGTLGSALAPGVTVMVASRLVLGLAVGGASVMVPIFLAELSPAARRGQVVTRNELMIVTGQLLAFSTSALLGGLFGDSHGIWRWMLVLATLPAIGLWIGMHFVPESPRWLAGHGDFGVALRVLQRLRTAVVARQEYEEVRSMALEDREREDGGFRDLREPWLRRIFLVGLGLAVIQQITGVNSIMYYGTQILVVAGFGTQAALTANIANGVISVAATFVGIWLLGRVGRRPMLLVGQIGTTSALLAIGLVSLLVPEGTARGFLILSLTVTFLAFQQGAISPVTWLMLSEIFPMRLRGLGMGAAVFVLWMVNFAVSLSFPILMDAITISNTFFVFVVLGVAAIVFARRYVPETRGRTLEELEHEFKSAAGTPRR
- the pcrA gene encoding DNA helicase PcrA codes for the protein MDMLFDPYVSPLTPAEKKRAREAAMAGTAGPADPATEHVPSRAGVDEHRAHELLVGLNPQQEEAVKHGGSPLLIVAGAGSGKTRVLSHRIAYLLATGRSHPGQILAITFTNKAAAEMRERIEGLIGDVAKRMWISTFHSSCVRILRREAASVGLNSNFSIYDSADTLRLITLVAKGLDLDPKKFAPKAIQHKISALKNELIDEESFASGVDPSDPFEQAVAEVYSGYAQRMRQANAMDFDDLIAQTVFMFRAFPGVADYYRRRFRHVLVDEYQDTNHAQYALVREIVGVPGESSDDPAELTVVGDSDQSIYAFRGADVRNIVEFENDYPSARTILLEQNYRSTQNILSAANAVISRNPDRPEKRLWTAEGSGEKIVGYVGENEHEEARFIAEEIDRLQDEEDIRPGDVAIFYRTNAQSRSIEEILLRVGLPYKVVGGTRFYERKEIKDALAYLRVLVNQDDVVNLRRILNEPKRGIGDRAEYAIAALSERERISFMEALRRADQAPGMATRSVNSVAGFVKLIDDLAEVASGSGASAALEAVLEQTGYLEQLRTSNDPQDESRVENLAELVAVVREFERDNPEGTLGDFLEQVSLVADADQIPDAPDGSAADVQRAVEEARRQGVVTLMTLHTAKGLEFPVVFLTGMEQGIFPHQRSATDPKELAEERRLAYVGLTRARQRLYVTRSEVRSMWGQSQYNPASQFVSEIPEDLILWKREGAAKPAWTTGGSIGGPRLSGSYWGASGGGFNAGATAPSKAVGRVQPQKEVVSVSAGDKVNHASFGNGTVLSVEGAGDKTVAKVRFDVGEKRLLLRYAPLTKVA
- a CDS encoding S1C family serine protease — protein: MDEQEALDAYSAAVVRIAETTLPSVAAVSVRSARGAGAGSASVISAEGHLLTSAHVVAGAQRTEVAFGDGSVLSARVVGSDPLSDLAVLKAEGGTPPPVPWGDASRLRVGQLVVALGNPLGMAGSVTAGIVSALGRSLPTLSGHVVDEVIQTDATLNPGNSGGVLADSAGRMVGVNTAVAGIGLGLAVPINSTTREIIDALMTRGRVRRAWLGVVGAEITLVPELAARVGSRTGMQVASVVAGSPAAGAGARRGDVVISLDRIPVRSATGIQRMMVEKAIGRRMEMTVWRNGALVDIVVQPEELRGP